The Lactuca sativa cultivar Salinas chromosome 2, Lsat_Salinas_v11, whole genome shotgun sequence genome includes a window with the following:
- the LOC111916206 gene encoding proteasome subunit alpha type-7, translating into MGGGEGGGCWWWLVVEVVVFGGSGGGGWWRMEVVSVRKIISLDHHIALASAGLKADSNVLINRAQIKCQSHMHIAKDPIIMEYITRYIAGLQRKYKQSGGVRLVGLSTLDVGFDPYTDVPSLYQTDP; encoded by the exons ATGGGTGGTGGCGAAGGTGGCGGTTGTTGGTGGTGGTTGGTTGTGGAGGTGGTGGTGTTTggtggcagtggtggtggtggttggtggcggaTGGAGGtggt ATCAGTTAGGAAAATTATAAGCTTGGATCATCACATAGCATTGGCTTCTGCTGGATTAAAAGCAGATTCCAATGTTCTTATAAATAGGGCACAAATTAAGTGTCAAAGCCATATGCATATTGCTAAGGATCcaataattatggaatatatcACACGTTACATTGCAGGTCTTCAACGGAAGTACAAACAAAGTGGTGGTGTGAGGCTGGTTGGCCTTTCAACTCTAGATGTAGGATTTGATCCATATACGGATGTTCCATCTTTATATCAGACCGATCCTTGA